The Macrobrachium rosenbergii isolate ZJJX-2024 chromosome 56, ASM4041242v1, whole genome shotgun sequence genome includes a region encoding these proteins:
- the LOC136836109 gene encoding uncharacterized protein, with protein sequence MTSDVIPSKLSIHNSKHADNRRRTAEHSYVKVFDNFTVGAIRRFVHEIFAAKQVFTVRTLMTDLKTATIIPETTSEIAVWRLLQDMGFRYKTSQQKMYLAKESIDVVCRRIGALRALKRHPEDGREIVYVDETWFTTRMSHNREWVDTTQPATSATHSRQVPPGEGERFVVVAAGTANGFIEGSFLCYPAKSTSGDYHGEMTGELFIRWLTTQLLPLLPEPSVLVLDNAPYHSQLLDECRCPTTATKKADLITWLQSRRIPAPDGATRPELLLICQQNRPKPQYIVDNIIREWGHEVVRLPPAHPELNAIEQVWACMKRYVRSSIFTAIHPGRLAGKTGGSQAFGH encoded by the coding sequence atgacatcagacgtaataccCAGTAAACTTTCCATTCACAATAGTAAACACGCCGATAACAGGAGGAGGACAGCAGAGCATTCATACGTCAAAGTCTTTGATAATTTTACAGTGGGTGCCATTCGTCGGTTTGTTCACGAGATATTTGCTGCAAAGCAAGTATTTACTGTTAGAACCCTGATGACAGATTTGAAGACAGCCACCATAATCCCTGAAACAACCTCCGAGATAGCGGTGTGGCGGCTCCTGCAAGATATGGGATTCAGATATAAAACGTCTCAACAAAAGATGTATCTTGCAAAAGAGTCCATTGATGTGGTTTGCCGACGGATCGGGGCTCTCCGGGCTCTGAAGCGCCATCCAGAAGATGGAAGGGAGATAGTATATGTCGATGAGACGTGGTTCACCACCAGAATGAGCCACAACAGAGAGTGGGTGGACACCACACAACCTGCTACCAGTGCCACGCATAGCCGACAGGTACCACCTGGCGAGGGAGAGCGCTTCGTGGTGGTAGCAGCTGGCACAGCAAATGGATTTATTGAAGGCTCTTTCCTTTGTTATCCTGCAAAGAGTACAAGTGGCGATTACCACGGGGAAATGACAGGCGAGCTGTTCATACGCTGGTTAACAACGCAGCTTCTACCATTGCTGCCTGAACCATCAGTGTTGGTGCTCGACAACGCACCTTATCACAGCCAGCTATTAGACGAGTGTCGGTGTCCTACCACGGCCACCAAGAAAGCAGACCTTATTACCTGGCTTCAGAGTCGCCGAATCCCTGCCCCAGACGGTGCCACAAGACCTGAGCTATTGCTCATATGTCAACAGAACAGGCCAAAACCACAGTACATCGTGGACAACATAATTCGAGAGTGGGGCCACGAGGTGGTGCGTCTGCCACCTGCCCACCCAGAGCTCAATGCCATTGAGCAAGTATGGGCGTGTATGAAACGTTATGTGCGTTCATCTATCTTTACAGCGATTCACCCGGGCAGACTTGCAGGCAAGACTGGAGGAAGCCAAGCTTTTGGCCACTGA